A window from Megalobrama amblycephala isolate DHTTF-2021 linkage group LG21, ASM1881202v1, whole genome shotgun sequence encodes these proteins:
- the ier2b gene encoding immediate early response 2b, translating to MDVEAKRIMALSISKLYSLRTQRGGLRLHRSLLLSMTMRAARDIYHTAQLLKDTEEEQVVPCAPDAATEEPMETDSPQALIQTSKEVAMKPHEPKETLDEDKENRYASERQSRKRRGKTALEPDFLPLKKARMDTDEEKQHLQSEVLRTNNGNSCRQAETLTAFATNRAIVAC from the coding sequence ATGGACGTCGAGGCCAAGAGAATCATGGCTCTTTCTATCAGTAAACTGTATTCATTAAGGACCCAGCGCGGGGGATTGAGACTTCACCGGAGTCTCCTGCTCTCCATGACCATGAGAGCCGCACGGGACATCTACCACACCGCGCAGCTGCTCAAAGACACGGAGGAGGAGCAGGTCGTTCCGTGCGCCCCGGACGCTGCCACTGAGGAACCCATGGAGACTGACTCTCCTCAGGCTCTCATTCAGACCTCCAAGGAGGTGGCAATGAAGCCTCATGAACCCAAAGAGACTCTAGACGAGGACAAAGAGAACCGGTACGCTTCTGAACGGCAATCCAGGAAGCGCCGCGGCAAGACGGCGCTCGAGCCTGACTTTCTGCCTCTGAAGAAGGCGAGAATGGACACGGATGAGGAGAAGCAACATCTCCAAAGCGAGGTTTTGAGGACTAATAATGGAAACAGCTGTCGCCAGGCTGAAACTCTGACCGCGTTTGCAACAAATCGAGCCATCGTGGCGTGTTGA